The following are encoded together in the Pseudomonas sediminis genome:
- a CDS encoding beta-ketoacyl synthase N-terminal-like domain-containing protein: protein MTPIYLQRGALHSALGNDLRTASVALQAGQLPVPSSFRLHELQQPRPYMAVSRSSESRQQRCDRLLSETLGEQPGALDDCLLIIASTSLDIDDLEQLIAAEGGFRPEHSTPLDLLAEDLRQRWGFADAFTLNTACTSAANGLLYGARMLAAGLYERVLVLAFETPSAIAQQGFGALDLTSPSGAYRPFHPERDGLILGEAYAATLLAREPGEAPLAKLLGGFSACDTSNLTTTREDGSHIDWVMREALRSAGVEAGQIGLVKLHGTATGANDRAESNGVRLLFGDTLPPLCVLKPWLGHTLGACGLSETQLLVENLANLPGVDYAAEAVLPLSAEPTRVAADSLLLANFFGFGGNNASLVLQRCAESQV from the coding sequence GTGACGCCCATCTATCTCCAACGCGGCGCCCTTCACAGCGCCCTTGGCAACGACCTGCGCACCGCCAGCGTGGCTCTGCAAGCCGGCCAACTGCCTGTGCCGAGCTCGTTCCGACTGCATGAACTGCAGCAACCGCGCCCCTACATGGCCGTAAGCCGCAGCAGTGAAAGCCGCCAGCAGCGCTGCGACCGACTGCTCAGTGAGACCCTGGGCGAACAGCCAGGTGCGCTGGATGACTGCCTGTTGATCATCGCCAGCACCAGCCTGGATATCGACGACCTCGAACAACTGATCGCCGCAGAAGGCGGCTTTCGCCCAGAACATTCGACCCCGCTCGACCTGCTGGCCGAAGACCTGCGCCAACGCTGGGGTTTCGCTGACGCGTTCACTCTCAACACCGCCTGCACCAGCGCTGCCAACGGCCTGCTGTATGGTGCACGGATGCTCGCCGCCGGCCTCTACGAACGTGTGCTGGTACTGGCCTTCGAGACGCCCAGTGCCATCGCCCAGCAAGGTTTCGGCGCCCTCGACTTGACCAGCCCGAGCGGCGCCTACCGGCCCTTTCACCCGGAGCGCGACGGCCTGATTCTCGGTGAGGCGTATGCCGCCACGCTGCTAGCTCGGGAGCCCGGCGAGGCGCCACTGGCCAAGCTGCTCGGCGGCTTCAGCGCCTGCGACACCAGCAACCTGACCACCACCCGCGAAGACGGCAGCCATATCGACTGGGTGATGCGCGAGGCCCTGCGCAGTGCCGGCGTCGAGGCCGGACAGATCGGCTTGGTAAAGCTGCATGGCACCGCCACCGGTGCCAACGACCGCGCCGAGAGCAATGGCGTGCGCCTGCTGTTCGGCGACACCCTGCCGCCACTGTGCGTGCTCAAACCCTGGCTCGGTCATACCCTGGGCGCCTGTGGCCTCAGCGAAACCCAGCTGCTGGTGGAAAATCTCGCCAACCTGCCGGGTGTGGACTATGCCGCCGAAGCCGTGCTGCCGCTCAGCGCCGAGCCGACCCGCGTGGCAGCTGACAGCCTGCTGCTGGCCAACTTCTTCGGCTTCGGTGGCAACAATGCCAGCCTGGTACTGCAACGCTGCGCGGAGAGTCAGGTATGA
- a CDS encoding acyl carrier protein → MDDTLLEQELKQLLIRECDKEDDIDWQSIADDEPLFGQQSRIAMDSLDALQVSLALQQHYGVRIEGAKDGRRILNSIASIAAFIRQKK, encoded by the coding sequence ATGGACGACACATTACTAGAACAAGAACTCAAGCAATTGCTGATCCGTGAATGCGACAAGGAAGACGACATCGACTGGCAGAGCATCGCCGATGACGAGCCGTTGTTCGGTCAGCAAAGTCGTATCGCCATGGACAGCCTCGATGCTCTGCAGGTCTCCCTGGCGCTGCAACAGCACTATGGCGTGCGCATCGAAGGAGCCAAGGATGGGCGACGTATTCTCAACAGCATCGCCAGCATCGCGGCCTTCATCAGGCAGAAAAAGTGA